The Edwardsiella tarda ATCC 15947 = NBRC 105688 region ACCCTACCGTCGCTGGTCACCGGCGATCGGGTGGTCTGGCGTCCTGCCACGCAGGCGGGTAGCAAGGGCATCGTCGAGGCGGTGCATCCGCGTAGCTCGGTACTGACCCGGCCAGACTACTACGATGGCGTGAAGCCGATCGCCGCCAATATCGATCAGATCGTTATTGTTTCGGCGATCCTGCCGGAACTCTCGCTGAATATCATCGATCGTTACCTGGTCGCCTGCGAGACATTATCCGTCGAACCGCTGATCGTACTGAATAAAGTCGATCTGTTGGATGCCGAAGGGCGCGAGTTCGTCGACGAGGCCATGGCCATCTACCACGACATCGGTTACCGCGTGGTGCTGGTCTCCAGCCACAGCGGAGAGGGGATGGCACAGTTACAAGATCTGCTCACCCAGCGCATCAGCATCTTCGCCGGCCAGTCCGGGGTGGGGAAATCCAGTCTGCTCAACGCGCTGTTGCCAGCCTTGGAGAGCCAGATCGAGGTCGGCGCGGTCTCCGACAATTCGGGATTAGGCCAGCACACCACCACCGCAGCCCGGCTCTATCACTTCCCCCATGGGGGTGACGTGATCGACTCGCCGGGGGTCCGTGAGTTCGGCCTATGGCATCTGGATGCCGAGCAGATCACTCAAGGATTCATTGAGTTCCGCGACTACCTGGGTAGCTGTAAGTTCCGCGACTGCAAACACGACAACGATCCGGGTTGTGCGTTGCGCGAGGCCGTCGAGCGCGGCGAGATCGCCGAAACGCGTTTTGATAACTATCATCGTATTCTGGATAGCATGACGCAGGTTAAACTGCGCAAGAACTTTACCGGCGGCGGCCATTAACGCTGTCGGCGTTCCCCCAGCGTCCTAATCAGGGACGCGGGGCATAACACGGCGCTGCGCGAAGCGCTATGACTCCCTGTACGACCCGGCGGCACACCAGGCCGCCGGTAGACTATCTTGTTGGACAAAGAGGCTAACGTGCTCGATAGCATTAAAATCAAACTGCAATATTTACTGCCGAAACAGGCGCTGACCCGTTTGGCGGGTTGGGCCGCCGACAAACAGGGCGGCTGGCTGACGCAGAGCGTCATCAAGGGCTTTGCCCGTTACTACGGCATCAATATGCAGGAGGCGCTTTACCCCGATCCCGCGCACTATAAGACCTTCAACGACTTCTTCGTTCGCCCGCTACGCGACGGCGTGCGGCCAATTGCCGAGTTCGACGATGGCGTGGTGCTTCCCGCCGATGGCGCCATCAGCCAGTTAGGGCCGATCGAGGCGGGTCGTCTGCTGCAAGCCAAGGGGCACGATTATACCCTCGAAGCGCTCTTGGCGGGCCAGTACCAACTAGCACAGGAGTTTACCAGTGGCCAGTTCGTCACCACCTATCTCTCACCGCGCGACTATCATCGGGTGCATATGCCCTGTGATGGCCGTCTACGGGAGATGATCTATGTACCCGGCGATCTGTTCTCGGTGAATCCACTGACCGCCGCCAACGTCGCCAATCTGTTTGCCCGTAACGAGCGCCTGATCTGTATCTTCGATACCGCTGTCGGTCCCCTAGCCCAGATCCTGGTCGGTGCCACCATCGTCGGTAGCATCGAAACCGTCTGGAGCGGCTGCGTCAACCCGGAGCGGGCCGGCATCATCCGTCGCTGGACCTACCCGAGCGAGGGTGACGGTGTCATCACGTTGAAGAAAGGGCAAGAGATGGGCCGCTTCAAACTCGGTTCCACCGTGATCAACCTGTTTGCCGCCGGGCGTATCCAGTTCGACGCTGCCCTGAGTGCAGGGAGCATCACCCGGATGGGACGCGAGCTGGGCCATGTGCCCACGGCGACTCACGCCGCACAGCCCGCCACAGAGTAACCATCTCGGCGCGGCGTTAAACGCCGCGCCGCTCGTCATGCCATCGCGAGGGTCGACCATGCGCCTGATCCACCGTCTCCTCCTGACCGGGCTGCTGGCATTCTGCCTGCCGATACTCGCTCAGGCTACGCTCAACGAACGCCAACTCACCCTCGATCTGAAACAGGCCGAGGCCGCCAAAAACGCTCCCGCCCAAACCGAGACCGTCGAGGCGCTACAGAGTGCGCTGAGTTGGATCGACGAGGCGAAGGCCGCCAAACAACGTAGCCAACAGTACCGCAAGACCATCAGCGACTTCCCGCGCCTTACCCGCGAGCTACGCCAACAGTTGAGCGATGAAAGCAGTCCGCCGCCCACGATCCAGCCCCCTGCCGACGAGGCGGAGCAGCAGATCCTGCAAATCAGCAGTCAACTGCTGGAGGTGGCGCGCCAACTGCAACAGGAGCAAGATCGCGCACGCGACATCAGCGATTCCCTAGGGCAGGTAGTACAGCGCCAAGCCTCGGCGCGCAAGGCACTCAGCGAGGCCGAGCGCCGCCTACAGGAAC contains the following coding sequences:
- the rsgA gene encoding small ribosomal subunit biogenesis GTPase RsgA → MSKKRLSHGQQRRMHANHQRRLQQTEPSVELDDTLFGDTQEGVVVSRFGKHADVEAADGTQQRCNIRRTLPSLVTGDRVVWRPATQAGSKGIVEAVHPRSSVLTRPDYYDGVKPIAANIDQIVIVSAILPELSLNIIDRYLVACETLSVEPLIVLNKVDLLDAEGREFVDEAMAIYHDIGYRVVLVSSHSGEGMAQLQDLLTQRISIFAGQSGVGKSSLLNALLPALESQIEVGAVSDNSGLGQHTTTAARLYHFPHGGDVIDSPGVREFGLWHLDAEQITQGFIEFRDYLGSCKFRDCKHDNDPGCALREAVERGEIAETRFDNYHRILDSMTQVKLRKNFTGGGH
- the asd gene encoding archaetidylserine decarboxylase (Phosphatidylserine decarboxylase is synthesized as a single chain precursor. Generation of the pyruvoyl active site from a Ser is coupled to cleavage of a Gly-Ser bond between the larger (beta) and smaller (alpha chains). It is an integral membrane protein.) — protein: MLDSIKIKLQYLLPKQALTRLAGWAADKQGGWLTQSVIKGFARYYGINMQEALYPDPAHYKTFNDFFVRPLRDGVRPIAEFDDGVVLPADGAISQLGPIEAGRLLQAKGHDYTLEALLAGQYQLAQEFTSGQFVTTYLSPRDYHRVHMPCDGRLREMIYVPGDLFSVNPLTAANVANLFARNERLICIFDTAVGPLAQILVGATIVGSIETVWSGCVNPERAGIIRRWTYPSEGDGVITLKKGQEMGRFKLGSTVINLFAAGRIQFDAALSAGSITRMGRELGHVPTATHAAQPATE